Part of the Oncorhynchus mykiss isolate Arlee chromosome 23, USDA_OmykA_1.1, whole genome shotgun sequence genome is shown below.
TGTGAGCATGCTGGGATAAGGGTGTGAGCATGCTGGGGTAGGGGTGTGAGCATGCTGGGGTAGGGGTGTGAGCATGCTGGGGTAGGAGTGTGAGCATGCTGGGGTAGGAGTGTGAGCATGCTGGGGTAggggtgtgagcatgcaggcattAGGGATAAgggtgtgagcatgcaggcactagggataagggtgtgagcatgctggggtaggggtgtgagcatgcaggcattAGGGATAAgggtgtgagcatgcaggcactagggataagggtgtgagcatgctggggtaggggtgtgagcatgcaggcactagggataagggtgtgagcatgcaggcactagggataagggtgtgagcatgctggggtaggggtgtgagcatgcaggcactagggataagggtgtgagcatgcaggcactagggataagggtgtgagcatgctggggtaggggtgtgagcatgcaggcactagggataagggtgtgagcatgcaggcactagggataagggtgtgagcatgcaggcactagggataaGGGTGTGAGCAGGCTGGGGTAggggtgtgagcatgcaggcactagggataagggtgtgagcatgcaggcactagggataagggtgtgagcatgcaggcactagggataagggtgtgagcatgctggggtaggggtgtgagcatgcaggcactagggataaGGGTGTGAGCATGCTGGCACTAGGGATAAgggtgtgagcatgcaggcactagggataagggtgtgagcatgcaggcactagggataagggtgtgagcatgctggggtaggggtgtgagcatgcaggcactagggataaGGGTGTGAGCATGCAAGCACTAGGGATAAgggtgtgagcatgcaggcactagggataagggtgtgagcatgcaggcactagggataagggtgtgagcatgcaggcactagggataagggtgtgagcatgctggggtaggggtgtgagcatgcaggcactagggataagggtgtgagcatgcaggcactagggataagggtgtgagcatgcaggcactagggataagggtgtgagcatgctggggtaagggtgtgagcatgcaggcactagggataagggtgtgagcatgcaggcactagggataaGGGTGTGAGCATGCTGGTCTGGGGTAGGGGTGTgaacatgcaggcactagggataaGGGTgtggactttttccacaatttgttacgttacagccttattctaaaattgattaaattattttttttcctcatcaatctacacacaataccccataatggtcatcgcaataccccataatgacatcgcaataccccataatgacatcgcaataccccataatgacatcgcaataccccataatgacaaagtgaaaaccgtttttattttttttatttctgcaaataaaataaaaaataccttatttacataagtattcagaccctttgctttgagactcaaaattgagctcaggtgcatcatgtttccattgatcatcgttgagatttttctacaacttgattggagtcggCCTGTGGTAaaaatccaattgattggacatgatttggaaaggcacacacctgtctatacaatattccacagttgacagtgcatgtcagagctccgagacaggattgtgtgcaAAAAAAGAAAGCTATAtattattacaaaaataaatgtcAGCAATTATACTGTAATTCCGAATTATCATGCTATGCGTGTTGTTTGCTGGCAAGGTTCTAAATCAACTGTGTTTAGTTCTCACCATATTGTCTTCCCATTCAATCTATGTGTGAACACAGAACACAGCCTGTGGTGAGAGGAGGGACTGTTTGGGTGGGAGAGAGTAGaagttttgtttgtgtgtgaattgaggtttatgttttgtgtgtgtgtgtgaggacaaGCTTGATGTGTGTGAATGCATGAGAGAGGTCAGTGTGTTTGCATTCGTATGAGAGTGAGTACAGAGTGTCTGTACTGATTAagccctgtctgtctcatccatcctgtctgtgtgtTATACCAGGGCCTCTTCAGGATCGCAGCCGGGACCTCAAAACTGAAGAAGCTCAAGGCTGCTCTGGACTGTTCCACCTCACAGCTGGAGGAGTTCTACTCGGACCCCCACGCTGTCGCTGGTACGATCCTAACCCCCACTCACATATTATACATGTTTCAGGAAGTGTTTTCAAGTAATGTAACTGAAATGATTGTCAGACCATTGCTCACATAACAGCTCACATAACACTTTCATTCCAGGAGCCCTGAAGTCTTACCTGAGAGAACTACCTGAACCTCTGATGAGCTTTCAGCTTTACAACGAGTGGATTCAGGCGTCTAGGTAAGCCACCACCACACACATTCAATAGCAGCCATACTGTAGCTGTAGAAGGAACCAAGGAAAGTAAAGGAGAAGTAGTAGAAATGAAAAGTAAAAAAGGAGTGAAATGATGGCAACCATGAAACAGAttgtccctctgtgtctctccccagTGTTCTAGAGCCAGACAAGCGACTGCAGGCCCTCTGGGTTGTGTGTGATCAATTACCAAAGAACAACAAAGCAAACCTAAGGTGGGTAACAGATGGACTGGTTCACACAACTTGTGTGTAATATGTTACCCTTTttcttaacagctaacatttaCCTTACCTGtgcctgtctctgtgtcctgtgTTGTAGGTATCTGGTGAAGTTCCTGTCCAAGCTGGCTCAGGACAGTGAGGTCAACAAGATGACCCCTAGCAACATCGCCATTGTACTGGGACCAAACCTGCTGTGGGCCAAAACGGAGGGGTgagaaaagggaagagaggggaggagagatggggagtaCTCACTATTCAAACTGAAAAACTAAAGTTTGTGTTCACAAATTGGTGTCATATTCATGTAGTGTTTGTCTGTAAAAAGGGTGTCAAACTGATTCCCTGGTGGGCCTAGTTTCTgctggtttttcctttcaattaagacctatacaaccaggtgtggggagttccttactaattagtgaggAACGacaacctgcagacactcggccctccgtggaatgagtttgacatcaTGTCTGCTCTCCTCTGTGTGCCTGCAGCACTCTAGCTGAGATGGCTGCTGCTACCTCTGTTCACGTGGTGACCATCATAGAACCCATCATACAACACGCTGACTGGTTCTTCCCTGAGGGTATGTACTTATGACCTTTGACCCTTCCACTTTGACTAGGTCCTCAAAATGGAGTTCATTGGTTTCCTTTCTCTGTCAGTGGTATAAATCGGATTCCTAGGCTACTGAAAAAAATGTatctgttgttttgtttttttaaatggcccCTAAAGGAATTCTACTTGCCTATTGTCCCCGTGTGCGCAGATGTGGAGTTTAATGTATCAGGGATGTTTGCCATGCCCACCCCTCCTTCCAACCACATCAACCACTCTATGGAGTACGACTGTTCCACCATCGAGAGGAAGAGGCCTGGTAGCATGGTGGGGCCAGAGAACGATACCCTTCGCAAGGACAGGTAACCACTAACCACAGCACCCCATCACTAGTAGCTCATTCCCTCTACTTTGGACTGCCGTGGGGTGAAAGGTCAAAGACTGGTCCTGTACCTGCCAGTGCTCTGAGCTGAGGATATCATGCTACTTAAATCGAAAGGATTTTCACTTTTAGAACTCAATAATAATTCATTTACactttgaatgtttggtttgatTGGTAGCTCTGCTGATTATCACTACTTACATGAGGGGCTTTTTGAAGCTTATTTCTGGATGTTTAGTACTATAGGTGTCTTTGTAACTTTAGACAACAAATCTACTTAACATCCCTTTTTCTCCGTTTGGTGTGGACTACCTCtcactctcttgttctctctctctcattttcactcgctctctctctacctactctGGGACTTGGTGATTCTGTCCTGTGGGTGTCTTTCTCAACATGGCTCTGCCATctgcctctctgtcctctcccccctctctagtTCTGCTAATAAACTGTCGGACCATAACACCATCCCTCGTAGAGGCAGCAACACGTTAGGTAGAAAGCAGCATGTTTCACCCGCCTTCCTGCCCCCCTTACCCCCTGTGGAGTCCCCAGGGCCTGGGCAGGTCACGGGGTGTGTGGCCGAGCTCCAGGCCCCGCCGGAGGGCTGCCAGCCTAGCCTGGCACTGGGTATGGCTGCCCTGGTGGCAGCGCAGCAGCTTCTAGCTACTACCACGGAGGGTCTCAGGTAAGGGCGTGGGTGTGTAGTGCACTGTGGAGCACAGACACGCATGCCACTCCACTGCATGATAAGAAAACACACTTTTGACTGCAATCTTTGATGATGATCTGTTGTTAAGGCGTGTGTACGCTGTTTATGGTGATGTCACTGCTCTTATGTTCATTCTAATACAGAAAATCTATTTCAAACATCATTTATTTGAGTGGAAAATGACTGGtatgggtaccagtctgtttagctaacattccactttTTGTAATCTGTCATATGCCAAAGTTTTAGCATGACAGGAGTGGAATActagctaaacagactggtacccataCTAGAAAATCTCACACACGCCTTTCTGACTCAACTTTTCCTCTCACTGTCTAACTGCATTTTCCTCAAACTACTAACAAATAATCATTATAATAACACTGTGGGTACATCTCAGTTCAGACCACTGGCTCTGTACAACAATGGCTGCTGTGAGCCAGCCATCCTCAGAGGTCCCTCACGCCTCTGCTCTCACACTAGAACACATGAATCAGCAGAAAACTGTTGTACAAAGCTCTGTCCTCGGAAATGTTGTTTGGCCATTACTTCTGTCCTCTCATTGAGCTTATGTAACTTTTTGAAGGATGTTTTTGAATCAATTTATGAAAGGATTCTATTCAATGTCAATTCCAGACTGTTCTATTGGTTAGAATATAGAAGGTAAACCAAAGAAACAGCCAAGTGTAGTTAAAGAGAAAAAGCTCACTcaacattttttacatttcatgGTGGATATCTTCAGAGCTCTACACTAATATCTGGGTGCTGTACTTACAATGGTGACCTCTGTCTGTTAAGCAACCCAAAGCGTGACCCCACCTCCACCCAGACCCTCCATCAAAGGAACGGTTCAGGAGGGGGCAACCCAGGAGGAGGTGGAGCAGGGGGACAGCTGGGAGTGGTAGGCCCTGGGGCCGGATCCATGGGGCCCAGTCCACACATGATGAGCAGAGGTTACTCACTCCTTAAAGCAATTCAGCTCACCTTTATTACGTTGTTAGACATTTATTTGTAGCTATATGCATATGGTATCATAAGGAAATTTGAATAAAGAACCTATTCTGTGCTTTTTCATTAATAAGTCTTATTACAAGGTAATTTGCACTAGTAGTTATATTGTTACATTTCGACAGATTTAAAAGCATGCTACACTGGATGCCTCACCTTTGCAGAGTGTGAGATGCACCTAAACATTTTAATGAAACCTGGGTGTAAGCAACGCGGTTCCCGGGAGAGGCCCGCTCTGGTTCTATTTTTTAAGAATTTAACACGTGCCTCATGCCCGAGAACACTACATAAAGTGTCTTGGGCTCTGCTCAGGCCGGCTATAGTTACGGGTCCAGTGTAGCAGCTAGAAACCCACCGTTTTTGTGACGCCCCAGTGTAGCTCCCCTGTTAGACATAGACATGCAATTTCAGGTAGCCTCAAATATATGTAGACACAAGATAATTTCTGAAGTCAACCTCTCTCTACTATCCAGGTACAAAGAAGCCAGCCCCTGCCCCTCCCAAGCTGCCCAACCCCCCTTCAGGCCAGCCCAGTAACCTCACCAACCACAACCCCTCCTCGGGCcagtccctcagcccctcccccaGACCCCTCTCTTCCTCAAGCCACTCCCCTACCTCCCCCACCCTGCCCACATCCCAGCCCTCCACCACCCCCCGACGCCACTCCAACAACCAGCCCTCCATCCAGGCCCCCAACCACCCACCCCCACAGCCCCCCACACCCTCACAGGTCAGCCCCCCGTCCCAACCCAGGGCCCTCGGCCATCCCACAGGAGACAACCCGGGGGCGGAATATTCTCCAACAGACACCAACACCCCGCCTGATACACCTCCACCCTCCACCGTCCCCCAGGACATACCCAGTGCCCATCCTGCCTCCACCTTGCCCTTCCCCCGACCACGCCCCGTCCCCAAACCCAGAAACAGGCCCAACATTGCTCCGCCCCCTCAGCCCCCCACACAGGGAAATGATACCAACGGGATCTGCAGCACAGCCTACAAAATCATGGGTGAGTCCGGTCAAGTGATGCTTTATTTTCCCATGAAAGGAGATTCATTTGGTTGTTGGTAACATGCCACAGAAGGATATTAACAACAAATTCTAAAAACCGACACAGAACtgacacactatatatacaaagtatgtggacaccccttcaaattagtggattcggctatttcaaccacaggtgtgtaaaatcgagctcacaaccatgcaatctccattgacaaacattggcagtagaatggcctgctctgaagagctcagtgactttcaacgtggcaccgtcaaaggatgccacctttccaacaagtcaaagttctgccctgctagagctgccccggacaactgtaagtgctgttattgtgaagtggaaacgtctaggaccaacaacggctcagccgaaaagtggtaggccacaagctcacagaagggGACCGTAGCgcttaaaaatcatctgtcctcagttgcaacactcactaagaagttccaaactgcctccggaagcaacgtcagcacagtaACTTAGTTGGAAGCTTaatgaaatggttttccatggccgagcagtcgtaagcctaagttcaccatgcgcaatgctaaacgtcggctggagtggtgtaaagtttgccgcctttggactctgaagcagtggaagcgcgttctctggagtgatgaatcacgcttcaccatctggtagtctgacggacgaatctgggtttggcggttgCCAGGAGaccgctacctgccccaatgcatagcaccaactgtaaagtttggtggaggaggaataatggtctggggctgtttttcatggtttggcctaggccccttagttccagtgaagggaaatgttaacgctacagcatacaatgatattctagatgattctgtgcttccaactttgtggaaacagtttggggaaggccctttcctgtttcatcatgacaatgcccctgtgcacaaatcgaggtccttacagaaatggtttgtggaagaacttgactggcctgcacagagccctgcccTCAACCACTtcaaatacctttgggatgaattggaaggcagactgcgagccaggcctaatctcccaacatcagtgccgacctcactaatgctattgtggctgaatggaagtaagtccccgcagcaatgttccaacatctagtggaaatccttcccagaagagtggaggctgttatagcagcaaaggggggaccaactctatattaatgaccatgattttggaatgagatgttcgacgagcaggtgtttATGTACTTTTGGTCATATCACAACAATCCCTTCTTTCAGTTTATAGTATTGGTTCAGTACTTCCTTCTCACTTGTGTATTTTACTCCAGTGTTGCCAGTACATTGACAATGTTTTATCTAAAAGTCCTGTGTCCACAGGTTAAGGAGCATTTATGAAAGAGGTTTGTCAGGACTTGTATTTTGCAGCTGCTGCACGCCATCCGTTTCTGCATTACTCCATTACCACAACATACTTTTAGAAACCTACCACTTGTGCCTGCTTTTCTAATAGATGTTTTATCATCGATCCCATTGGCCATGAACCatcatgacattcaaccttcatTATTAAATCATTTAAATGTCAGTAACATGGACATCTCTAATGGTTTGTCTCTAAATGATGAGAGGATACCAGAAACTGAAAACCGATTTGATTCATGGAATTGGCAGAATATgaccttcttttttttaaaatttgattGATTCTGTCAGTATGCCTTTTGCAAACCCTTCAATTGCATTTATTCTCCttctggaaatgttttttttttcaatgaaTATAAGTCATTGTCATCTTGATTAGAAGACTGAAGTTGAAGCTGTACTATTGTACATAAATAAACATCAACATCAGAATATCATTCTAGCATGATCAGACTATTTAGGGTGGAAGTTCTATGGCCTAGAGCTGGTCCATTTGGACAAAAATACATATCGCCataaattgcctgaattgatgcGATAGCGATAAATAGAAGGATACTTTTATAACTATTGTGCACCACCTCTTGTGTATTATGCTTTTTAACTACTaatactagtttgatggttgtaacCATCAATTGGCCCATTAACAGTCACCCAGATAAGCAAACTTATTTCATTTCAAACCGAATTTCTCTTTTATAGGCAACTTATCGCAATGAATGATATCAGTAAAACAAAAGCCTGTGAAAACTGATCGGTATTGTCGATTTTAGTTTTCAGTTTATCTTCCCAGCGCTACTATAACCTGTCTTGTCTTGGTGTTTTAGTGTGGCAACCCGACCGCATCAGGTTTTAGTGTTCCGGTATGCATGGGACAGGATTGTGTTTAGAAGTTGCATGCCTTGGATGCATTTGAAGCATGAGGCTCTCTTCAACTCAACAGTTCTGAGCAGAATAGTGATGACAGCAGCAATGTGGTTTTCAATAGAGAAATGTCTGCTTTATATTGCTTTATGATGGAATGTGGATAGCATTCGCGTGACTCTGTTTCAAAAGAAATCTGTGGTTCGGCATCCTCTCTGATATGCTGCCACTTAACTCTACTTGATGATTCACTGCTATTTTCCGATCTTAAAGCCAGTGGAAAATGGTAAACAATGGTAGTAGATTTCAGAGGTTGACGTCACTGTTTGGATGTTAGGTccttcagatttttttttctgtaactaggcaagtcagttaacaacacatttttattttcaatgacgacctaggaacattgggttaactgcctgttcaggggcagaacgactgatttgtaccttgtcagcttggggatttgaacttggaacctttcggttactagtccaacgctctaaccactaggctacctgcctagatTGAGGATGTGACAGTCTGTACTGGAGGTTGAATTAGCATTTTgcttgtctctctttatgcacgTCAACCATGCTTGCCAAAACGTACTAACATTGAACACATATTTTCAAGTGACTTTTTGATGATTTTAATATCAGCTATTTAGTTTTCCCCTTCGGGAATTTCTATTCATTGACTTCTTAGTACTTTGACCTTGTTAATCCACAATATTTAACTGAAGTCAGATTCAGTGTCTGATTTTCTACAATCACTCAACTACTACAGCTTGAAAGACTTAACTCCTCAGTCAGCTGGAGCAGTAAcatttcactctctctgtcctgtccagACCCAGCGCTGTCTCTCAAAGGGTTGACCCGAGCCTTCGTCCCTGAGTTTGCTGTGGACCAGCAGCCAGTGACCGCCCCCTCCATGGCCCCCATGGCATCCGTATCTCAGCCCAAAGACTCAGACCTGGACACAGAGAGTACCATCCTATAATGAAGAGGACTGGGCttggctctctctcccctccatctcctctccaggTGTGGGTAGAAGTTGACCCTAACCACAGGTCCAGGGTCAGATAGTAGTTTCATCCCCTACTGGATAACTATACGACTAGGTATAGGGAGATTTGACCGCAGGCTCCCCTCAGCCCTCAGATCACCACACCTCTGCTGCTCTCTGCCAACTCCACCTCTGTGTCCACCACACTAACTTACCCACCATCATTGCCACCTTGGTCCGCTCCACCTCAGCCTTGTTACAGCTACTACTATATACAATCAACACAACCACCTTAGGGGGACTACAGAACAGCCTTGATTAAAACGGTATGTTTTTGCATGGGATGTTGCACCTGAAGggactggtagtagtagtaagtgGGTTGTTAACAGTGGACTAACTGACTTTGACATTGGTGTGAGGTGTTTTGTTGTTGATTATGATGATGGCCTTAGAACTGAAGAATACTATTTGTAAATGTAAAGCACAGGAAATGTGGGTAAAAGtagaaccccccccaaaaaaaagaacTGTTGCTGAAAGTGTAGCTTGTGACTGCAGGTTTCCAGTCGTCTCAAACACTTTGACCTTTTTATCCCTGTTTTGTATGAAACCTATCCTTTGCTCTTTGTATTTATTTCCAAAAACGCATTCCCTGTGGCTTAAGTTAAAAATCATGCAGTTTTCTGAATTGTGCCTTACTGGTTCCATAACTTGTTGTAGCAGTGTTAGGTCAATAAACTGTGTATATGCTGAGCCTCTTGGATTGTAGGGGCCTTCCTAACCTTCTGTGTTTACTCTGATGTTTTTGGGGCATTAAAGTGACAGTTCCACTATAAGTGAATGTTGGAAAGGACGGTTTTAAGCGCTTCTACTATAGCTACTTTGTCATCTGTCTGGTGAATCACTTCAACAGTTGATATTGAACCAAGTCTAAACCCCACAAACGCTTGCTTTCCAGTGAACAGGTTTCTATATGGAAGCTCATTCTGCGATCCTTCCCACGGAGCTGGGTTTTACACACAAACTGATGTAACAACCTAGTAGTGAGGTGGTGTTGGATTCACTAGACTTTTTTTCGGTGTTGCTTTTCCTTTAATATAATGCAGGGTTGTGCTCCTAGAGAACCTGAATGGTACCAACTAAAGGGCACATTTCTGGACGCTTCAGTTGCCCTGAACACATGTTCAGTAATTGTACTGCTTTTCAGAGACGATCATCATCCATATAGTCTTACTGAGATCCCCCCCTTTAACTTGCTGCCTTATCCGTCTGCAGAAAGAGCACCTTGGTTGGAGGCTCTGAAAGACTAACAAGCCTTTTAACTAGACATGTTAAAGCTGCATTTTAAGCTCAGTTTTGTATGCAGACTGTTGAGCTTAAAGAAATACATCAAATGCCAGATGAATGCTTGGTTAGACTCCCTGTCTGAATAAAATATATGAAGAACAAGTTGAAATGGTTGTTAGTCATGGCttgatcacacacacatactcatacatgCAGATACACAGTAAGAAAATGCTTTATTTAGTGTTACTGATGGGAGGACGATTGTCTAGTAGTCATTTCTTCATTCTCCTGCTACCAGTAAAGTCTGCGGTGTGTCGGCCACACGATTTCTAaaataatataacatttattttgatgATTTTGATTCCAGACAGGTCTACATTCAATCCATTCAAAGCGGAAGCGCTGCGCTAGTGTGATttacatttaaaggcaatgttcctgcaTTTGAGGAGACTGCATTTATGGTAAATActgcatatgtcagctcaatcGGCAATTACCTTTCAATTTCAATCGCGCTATAATGCAGATCTAGTCCTAGATAAAACGCACACAAAGTAATTACCGGAATCCATGAGGATGTTGTTAGCCTTGGTGTAGGTTTGTAGGAAGGTGGATGGGGAGTGCAGCACTGCACTCTGACAGAGGTAGATAACTGTATCCTCCTCTAACCGAAGAGCCTGCTCCTGATCATCCTGGCCTGAACCGCTatcctataacacacacacacacacacactgaacagctaccctataacacacacacactgaacagctACCCTATAGAACAgcacacagacactgaacagCTACCctgtaacacacatacacacactgaacagatttgaacaacacacactgaacagcTACCCCAtagaacatcacacacacacactgaacagttACCCTAtaaaacagcacacacacactgaacagttACCCTAtaaaacagcacacacacactgaacagctACCCTATAGAACAGCGCACACACTGAACCACTACCCTAtagaacatcacacacacacacactgaacagctagcctatacaacatcacacacacacactgaaca
Proteins encoded:
- the LOC110502898 gene encoding rho GTPase-activating protein 17 isoform X3; amino-acid sequence: MKKQFNRMKQLANQTVGRAEKTEVLSDDLLQIERRMEMVRVVSHNTHKRMVTCLQGHIGTDAEKRHKKLPLTALSQAMVDGGSQLGEESLIGKMMEVCGEAENRLASELLQHEVQIEKDVLDPLNQLAEVDIPNILKQRKQLARLVLDYDSARARWLQATKSIISGTNTQALTAKADLLKEEVDEAMNKMELCKDQLAADMYNFFSKEGDYACYYVMLLEAQADYHRKSLTVLESVLPTIQAQQDSWTEKPAFGTGLEEHLKRSSREIALPLEACIMMLLETGMKEEGLFRIAAGTSKLKKLKAALDCSTSQLEEFYSDPHAVAGALKSYLRELPEPLMSFQLYNEWIQASSVLEPDKRLQALWVVCDQLPKNNKANLRYLVKFLSKLAQDSEVNKMTPSNIAIVLGPNLLWAKTEGTLAEMAAATSVHVVTIIEPIIQHADWFFPEDVEFNVSGMFAMPTPPSNHINHSMEYDCSTIERKRPGSMVGPENDTLRKDSSANKLSDHNTIPRRGSNTLGRKQHVSPAFLPPLPPVESPGPGQVTGCVAELQAPPEGCQPSLALGMAALVAAQQLLATTTEGLSNPKRDPTSTQTLHQRNGSGGGNPGGGGAGGQLGVVGPGAGSMGPSPHMMSRGTKKPAPAPPKLPNPPSGQPSNLTNHNPSSGQSLSPSPRPLSSSSHSPTSPTLPTSQPSTTPRRHSNNQPSIQAPNHPPPQPPTPSQVSPPSQPRALGHPTGDNPGAEYSPTDTNTPPDTPPPSTVPQDIPSAHPASTLPFPRPRPVPKPRNRPNIAPPPQPPTQGNDTNGICSTAYKIMVLCPQVKEHL
- the LOC110502898 gene encoding rho GTPase-activating protein 17 isoform X2 translates to MEMVRVVSHNTHKRMVTCLQGHIGTDAEKRHKKLPLTALSQAMVDGGSQLGEESLIGKMMEVCGEAENRLASELLQHEVQIEKDVLDPLNQLAEVDIPNILKQRKQLARLVLDYDSARARWLQATKSIISGTNTQALTAKADLLKEEVDEAMNKMELCKDQLAADMYNFFSKEGDYACYYVMLLEAQADYHRKSLTVLESVLPTIQAQQDSWTEKPAFGTGLEEHLKRSSREIALPLEACIMMLLETGMKEEGLFRIAAGTSKLKKLKAALDCSTSQLEEFYSDPHAVAGALKSYLRELPEPLMSFQLYNEWIQASSVLEPDKRLQALWVVCDQLPKNNKANLRYLVKFLSKLAQDSEVNKMTPSNIAIVLGPNLLWAKTEGTLAEMAAATSVHVVTIIEPIIQHADWFFPEDVEFNVSGMFAMPTPPSNHINHSMEYDCSTIERKRPGSMVGPENDTLRKDSSANKLSDHNTIPRRGSNTLGRKQHVSPAFLPPLPPVESPGPGQVTGCVAELQAPPEGCQPSLALGMAALVAAQQLLATTTEGLSNPKRDPTSTQTLHQRNGSGGGNPGGGGAGGQLGVVGPGAGSMGPSPHMMSRGTKKPAPAPPKLPNPPSGQPSNLTNHNPSSGQSLSPSPRPLSSSSHSPTSPTLPTSQPSTTPRRHSNNQPSIQAPNHPPPQPPTPSQVSPPSQPRALGHPTGDNPGAEYSPTDTNTPPDTPPPSTVPQDIPSAHPASTLPFPRPRPVPKPRNRPNIAPPPQPPTQGNDTNGICSTAYKIMDPALSLKGLTRAFVPEFAVDQQPVTAPSMAPMASVSQPKDSDLDTESTIL
- the LOC110502898 gene encoding rho GTPase-activating protein 17 isoform X4 — translated: MKKQFNRMKQLANQTVGRAEKTEVLSDDLLQIERRMEMVRVVSHNTHKRMVTCLQGHIGTDAEKRHKKLPLTALSQAMVDGGSQLGEESLIGKMMEVCGEAENRLASELLQHEVQIEKDVLDPLNQLAEVDIPNILKQRKQLARLVLDYDSARARWLQATKSIISGTNTQALTAKADLLKEEVDEAMNKMELCKDQLAADMYNFFSKEGDYACYYVMLLEAQADYHRKSLTVLESVLPTIQAQQDSWTEKPAFGTGLEEHLKRSSREIALPLEACIMMLLETGMKEEGLFRIAAGTSKLKKLKAALDCSTSQLEEFYSDPHAVAGALKSYLRELPEPLMSFQLYNEWIQASSVLEPDKRLQALWVVCDQLPKNNKANLRYLVKFLSKLAQDSEVNKMTPSNIAIVLGPNLLWAKTEGTLAEMAAATSVHVVTIIEPIIQHADWFFPEDVEFNVSGMFAMPTPPSNHINHSMEYDCSTIERKRPGSMVGPENDTLRKDSSANKLSDHNTIPRRGSNTLGRKQHVSPAFLPPLPPVESPGPGQVTGCVAELQAPPEGCQPSLALGMAALVAAQQLLATTTEGLSNPKRDPTSTQTLHQRNGSGGGNPGGGGAGGQLGVVGPGAGSMGPSPHMMSRGTKKPAPAPPKLPNPPSGQPSNLTNHNPSSGQSLSPSPRPLSSSSHSPTSPTLPTSQPSTTPRRHSNNQPSIQAPNHPPPQPPTPSQVSPPSQPRALGHPTGDNPGAEYSPTDTNTPPDTPPPSTVPQDIPSAHPASTLPFPRPRPVPKPRNRPNIAPPPQPPTQGNDTNGICSTAYKIMG
- the LOC110502898 gene encoding rho GTPase-activating protein 17 isoform X1, which produces MKKQFNRMKQLANQTVGRAEKTEVLSDDLLQIERRMEMVRVVSHNTHKRMVTCLQGHIGTDAEKRHKKLPLTALSQAMVDGGSQLGEESLIGKMMEVCGEAENRLASELLQHEVQIEKDVLDPLNQLAEVDIPNILKQRKQLARLVLDYDSARARWLQATKSIISGTNTQALTAKADLLKEEVDEAMNKMELCKDQLAADMYNFFSKEGDYACYYVMLLEAQADYHRKSLTVLESVLPTIQAQQDSWTEKPAFGTGLEEHLKRSSREIALPLEACIMMLLETGMKEEGLFRIAAGTSKLKKLKAALDCSTSQLEEFYSDPHAVAGALKSYLRELPEPLMSFQLYNEWIQASSVLEPDKRLQALWVVCDQLPKNNKANLRYLVKFLSKLAQDSEVNKMTPSNIAIVLGPNLLWAKTEGTLAEMAAATSVHVVTIIEPIIQHADWFFPEDVEFNVSGMFAMPTPPSNHINHSMEYDCSTIERKRPGSMVGPENDTLRKDSSANKLSDHNTIPRRGSNTLGRKQHVSPAFLPPLPPVESPGPGQVTGCVAELQAPPEGCQPSLALGMAALVAAQQLLATTTEGLSNPKRDPTSTQTLHQRNGSGGGNPGGGGAGGQLGVVGPGAGSMGPSPHMMSRGTKKPAPAPPKLPNPPSGQPSNLTNHNPSSGQSLSPSPRPLSSSSHSPTSPTLPTSQPSTTPRRHSNNQPSIQAPNHPPPQPPTPSQVSPPSQPRALGHPTGDNPGAEYSPTDTNTPPDTPPPSTVPQDIPSAHPASTLPFPRPRPVPKPRNRPNIAPPPQPPTQGNDTNGICSTAYKIMDPALSLKGLTRAFVPEFAVDQQPVTAPSMAPMASVSQPKDSDLDTESTIL